One part of the Sus scrofa isolate TJ Tabasco breed Duroc chromosome 8, Sscrofa11.1, whole genome shotgun sequence genome encodes these proteins:
- the LOC100520753 gene encoding macrosialin isoform X2: MTKRLVAGAEMPESGWGCGCLSYRKSKIYFLFFQTKAEGKGLIEQVAGRDTEPRWTLGGGCSVMRLAVIFSGALLGLLAAQDTGNECPHKKSATLLPSFTVTPTATESTGTPTATESTGTPTATESTGTPTATESTASPETTRHRSTTQRTTTAGTPSHKSTTATHNPATATSHTVHPTSNSTATSPESSTGSPHPGPPPPTPSPSPCSKEVKGDYTWTNGSQPCVHLQAQIQIRVLYPTQGGGKAWGISVVNPNKTKVQGGCEGAHAHLLLSFPYGQLSFGFKQEPLKSTVYLNYMAIEHNVSFPGAVQWTFSVQNSSLRELQTPLGQSYSCRNASIILSPAFHLDLLSLKLQAAQLPPTGAFGPNFFCPSDKSNMRPLIISLILIGIIISMFVTFPFIRRRRRIYQLL, from the exons ATGACCAAGAGACTGGTGGCTGGGGCTGAGATGCCTGAGTCAGGCTGGGGGTGCGGTTGTCTCAGTTACAGGAAGTCaaagatttatttcctctttttccaaACAAAGGCTGAGGGAAAAGGGTTGATTGAGCAGGTAGCTGGTAGGGACACAGAACCTAGATGGACTCTGGGTGGAGGCTGTTCAGTCATGAGGTTGGCTGTGATCTTCTCTGGGGCCCTGCTGGGACTTCTGGCAG CCCAGGACACAGGGAACGAATGTCCTCATAAAAAATCAGCCACTCTGCTACCATCCTTCACTGTGACACCTACGGCTACAGAAAGCACAGGGACACCTACGGCCACAGAAAGCACAGGGACACCTACGGCCACAGAAAGCACAGGGACACCTACGGCCACAGAAAGCACAGCCAGCCCTGAAACAACCAGACACAGAAGCACCACTCAAAGAACCACCACTGCAGGCACCCCCAGCCACAAGTCCACAACAGCTACTCACAATCCTGCTACCGCCACCAGTCACACAGTTCACCCAACAAGCAACAGCACTGCCACCAGCCCAGAATCCTCCACCGGATCCCCCCACCCAGGACCACCTCCACCCACTCCAAGTCCTAGCCCATgctccaaggaggtgaaaggagaCTACACTTGGACGAATGGCTCCCAGCCCTGCGTCCACCTCCAAGCCCAGATTCAGATTCGAGTTCTATACCCAACCCAGGGTGGAGGAAAG GCCTGGGGCATCTCTGTAGTGAACCCCAACAAAACCAAGGTCCAGGGAGGCTGTGAAGGTGCCCATGCCCACTTGCTCCTCTCATTCCCCTATGGACAGCTCAGCTTTGGATTCAAGCAG GAGCCACTGAAGAGCACTGTCTACCTGAACTATATGGCTATTGAGCACAACGTGTCCTTCCCCGGGGCAGTGC aGTGGACATTCTCAGTTCAGAATTCATCCCTTCGAGAGCTCCAAACCCCTCTGGgccagagctacagttgcagaAATGCAAGCATCATTCTTTCACCAGCTTTCCACCTCGACCTGCTCTCCCTGAAGCTACAAGCTGCTCAGCTGCCCCCCACAGGGGCCTTTGGACCAA atTTCTTTTGTCCCAGTGACAAATCCAACATGCGGCCTCTCATCATCAGCCTGATTTTAATTGGCATCATAATCTCGATGTTCGTTACCTTCCCCTTCATACGGAGACGCCGACGCATCTACCAGCTCCTCTGA
- the LOC100520753 gene encoding macrosialin isoform X1 — protein MTKRLVAGAEMPESGWGCGCLSYRKSKIYFLFFQTKAEGKGLIEQVAGRDTEPRWTLGGGCSVMRLAVIFSGALLGLLAAQDTGNECPHKKSATLLPSFTVTPTATESTGTPTATESTGTPTATESTGTPTATESTASPETTRHRSTTQRTTTAGTPSHKSTTATHNPATATSHTVHPTSNSTATSPESSTGSPHPGPPPPTPSPSPCSKEVKGDYTWTNGSQPCVHLQAQIQIRVLYPTQGGGKAWGISVVNPNKTKVQGGCEGAHAHLLLSFPYGQLSFGFKQEPLKSTVYLNYMAIEHNVSFPGAVQWTFSVQNSSLRELQTPLGQSYSCRNASIILSPAFHLDLLSLKLQAAQLPPTGAFGPTSNNENQLEEGKTVPRRKSGEMREDKSCCQRESINQDANKGTAQAYSFSTLKLQHRAGAS, from the exons ATGACCAAGAGACTGGTGGCTGGGGCTGAGATGCCTGAGTCAGGCTGGGGGTGCGGTTGTCTCAGTTACAGGAAGTCaaagatttatttcctctttttccaaACAAAGGCTGAGGGAAAAGGGTTGATTGAGCAGGTAGCTGGTAGGGACACAGAACCTAGATGGACTCTGGGTGGAGGCTGTTCAGTCATGAGGTTGGCTGTGATCTTCTCTGGGGCCCTGCTGGGACTTCTGGCAG CCCAGGACACAGGGAACGAATGTCCTCATAAAAAATCAGCCACTCTGCTACCATCCTTCACTGTGACACCTACGGCTACAGAAAGCACAGGGACACCTACGGCCACAGAAAGCACAGGGACACCTACGGCCACAGAAAGCACAGGGACACCTACGGCCACAGAAAGCACAGCCAGCCCTGAAACAACCAGACACAGAAGCACCACTCAAAGAACCACCACTGCAGGCACCCCCAGCCACAAGTCCACAACAGCTACTCACAATCCTGCTACCGCCACCAGTCACACAGTTCACCCAACAAGCAACAGCACTGCCACCAGCCCAGAATCCTCCACCGGATCCCCCCACCCAGGACCACCTCCACCCACTCCAAGTCCTAGCCCATgctccaaggaggtgaaaggagaCTACACTTGGACGAATGGCTCCCAGCCCTGCGTCCACCTCCAAGCCCAGATTCAGATTCGAGTTCTATACCCAACCCAGGGTGGAGGAAAG GCCTGGGGCATCTCTGTAGTGAACCCCAACAAAACCAAGGTCCAGGGAGGCTGTGAAGGTGCCCATGCCCACTTGCTCCTCTCATTCCCCTATGGACAGCTCAGCTTTGGATTCAAGCAG GAGCCACTGAAGAGCACTGTCTACCTGAACTATATGGCTATTGAGCACAACGTGTCCTTCCCCGGGGCAGTGC aGTGGACATTCTCAGTTCAGAATTCATCCCTTCGAGAGCTCCAAACCCCTCTGGgccagagctacagttgcagaAATGCAAGCATCATTCTTTCACCAGCTTTCCACCTCGACCTGCTCTCCCTGAAGCTACAAGCTGCTCAGCTGCCCCCCACAGGGGCCTTTGGACCAA CTTCTAACAATGAAAATCAGCTGGAAGAAGGCAAAACGGTGCCCAGAAGGAAGAGCGGAGAAATGCGGGAGGATAAATCCTGCTGCCAAAGGGAAAGTATAAACCAAGATGCAAACAAGGGAACTGCCCAGGCCTACAGCTTCAGCACCTTAAAACTCCAGCACAGGGCGGGTGCCTCCTGA